The sequence below is a genomic window from Streptomyces sudanensis.
GCGTCCAGCGCCGCCACCGCGCGGGCCGCGGCGCGCGGGTCCCGCTCCGCCAGGCCGCTCGCCGCGAACTCGTCCTCGTCCAGCCGCAGTACGAGGCTCCGGTCGGCCGACACCCACAGGTCCAGGTCCAGGTCCTCCACGACCACCCGGGCGTCCGCGACCTCGGCGGGCCGGGTGACGTCGCAGTACCAGCCCTTCAGCGTGCCGTCCCCGGCCCGCACCTCCTTCACGGAGTACCACAGGTCCCGTCCGTAGTGCTCCGTGAACACGTCGCCGGGCTCGAACCGCACGAAGCCGAAGTCCCGCGCCCCCTCGCCCGCCCAGGCGGCGCGGACCGTCAGCACGGCGCCGTCGTCGGACACGACCTCCGCCGGATAGCGGATCTTCGTGCGCCCCGCCTTGACGATGACGACCT
It includes:
- a CDS encoding DUF402 domain-containing protein; the protein is MSARSVEVVIVKAGRTKIRYPAEVVSDDGAVLTVRAAWAGEGARDFGFVRFEPGDVFTEHYGRDLWYSVKEVRAGDGTLKGWYCDVTRPAEVADARVVVEDLDLDLWVSADRSLVLRLDEDEFAASGLAERDPRAAARAVAALDALEALARRGGGPRWWAEP